The nucleotide sequence ATCGGTTAGTAGAGAATAATGCCTATCAGTTTTAATATCCTGAATGTTTCCATTGTAGTTTTGGTAAAACGTCTTCGagagaaaattatgttttttttcaaaagcttCTAATAGAAATTCAGGTTTATAATCCTTTGGCAAATTAATCGTTTCAGATAATACCAAGGTATTAATAGGTGTTTCAACAGGTCTATTAATAATGCTCAATAATTCACTTCGTTGTGTACTTGAACTTCGAATTGctttatttgtaacatcttcaTACAAAGAAGATGGACCACAAAAAAGCatgttatttgaattttcatttgttaatcTTTCATCATCACTGGTGTTTGATTCATGAGTACTTATTGCGGAATTGCTGCGAACTCTAGATCCtacaacaagaaaaaaaatttatatttctttgccagctatattatgagtagttttttattggaaacgtggcaaggaaacaccaaagtggactaacttcaatatattttccgagctttcgaatacttatgtattcatcgtctagtctgaaattatggtcaaatacaatataagaaatatgtataaatgtataacaataataaaattttacttacaataattaattaacacttccggtgattttgatattattaaagcttatatatatatatatatatatatatatatatatatatatatatatattgttatggtatgttaatgtgtaatgtttatttttataattttttttttaaataaaatcagatgttaatttgggcgccattaataattatttgaatttctttattttattatgttattattattttttttattctcagggtattatattgtgaggtcaatttaaaaaattttattgcgataaattgttatggttataaggtcagattataatagttttaagaccgggtctgttctttataatgaataaaatattcaaaatatacaatttcataactagctattacaattattttattttacaaacattcattcattcattcatactcgtaattacactcatcaaactaaattatatggaaatgtgaactcaaatattatatactaaaagaaatacttaaacttaataaaacagtaccttaagtgtttgttatgttgtatttttaatttttttttaaattggaaattgttacgaccttgcagaataaacagatactccgctgtagttccattcctgttcttttccttttcacaacttctttatcttggaaattgtccctttgtgagtattctcacttatttcactttatgtaattgttttcactaatttcttattactacacttatacaattattaattatcaatcctttaatattttatgccttttttatcaagattttaattttttaaatttcaattaaaattattttactcttttctttcttgccaaaaaaaaatttctcccGTTGTTGATTCtcttcttcattgttttttttttaaccaatgatatttattttaaaagttagttactaaattgtcatttctaaatttttaaattattgtgactttattcaaataatattattctataatttctttgttgtatttatttcattcctatgttattaattttatcattgcagttgtcaaaatttttatattttatcatttataaccttaaaatttatgttggtatgtcacacaaatttttgaagttggtgctcctgtttttatctgtcaatttatggattaaattctttgaatatacaggatttgtcaaaattaaataataatttagaatacagtgttggccaaaacttaatataaagaatgttatttattttattgtgataaactgctctaagtaaccgaataacagaactaaacttattgctttatttatatcttattattatttaataatttattttgggtatattcataccataacataccaaccatatatatatatatatatatatatatatatatatatatatatatatatatatatatatatatatatatatatatatatatatatctttaaacagcacaatattaaaatagcCTACAGTCAAacacttaatattcaatctattcttactaaagtaaaagataaaacaccaatcaataaattgcctaacatagtatatgaaataccttgtttaaattgtgacaaaaagtacattggtcagtGGAAAAGGTCACTGATCAGTCGAATAACTTCTCACAAGagtgatagcagattatatcctgatagatgttcattagcgacTCATGTCTATCGCGAAGTACACAATATGGATTATGAATACCagaatatgatattgacactgacaatttgctttgatctatagatcaccttcatcatgaatatcaaaataagaataaaatcaacttagaacaaatcaatataaacatttagatatatatagaaattattcCCAAAAAATTTCccaatatttgaattaaattaaaaagactAAAAACAAGTTGAATAAGatacagtttaaaaaaactgcttgaAAAGTAACATTTCTTTATATCTTGATTATTCCATAAGTTTAGGaagcaaaatatataaaattacttacTATGTCTACAATATTGATTCACAAGTACTCTTGGAGGAATTTTGGCAAAATACTGAGAATCAGTGGCTCTGGGTGGATGGGgatgagaaaataattgaacTAATCCGGATTTTGTTAAATTCTCGTGTTCATCAGCTAAATTTAGGCATACATTACGGGATCTTATTGCTGGATTACCACTCAatctaaaaaaatcatattattagacataaatataaattaactatTAGATCAGAGTATTGCACGTATTTTCAAGGGatatacatacaaaacatctcagAAATTACTGTTACATACCGGGGACATTGTTAttatatttctcacaaaaaagTGAATAATGCTTTCAGCCATTacatatattgtaatatttgatTAGATTGATTGTACAGGGAAATATATTACTGAAGTCATTTTTAACTAAGTAGAGCATTGATTCCTAACATGTTGTGAAATAAGTAACTGTAAAACTTTAGCAGGTACCAAACGTTATTCTGTAACATGTGTCATATTGAAAAAGACTAGTTATTAAAATGTGGAGTTTTTATGATCCAAAACCTTTTGGTGACTTTGGCTTAATAACTTCAAGATGTTACCAAGATAATGAGAAAACACAACTAAATGAAATAACTTTCTCAGGCTTTTCATTCCATTATATACCTATGTGGTTGTGATTGTTTGTAAATAtgaaagaaagagaaaatatttgttttaaatttcataGGCTTTTACTAatgttatatacatatatatacattttacaAAATGCAACACTTACTTATAGCCAAAAGTAAGATCAATCCAATAATGTAGTTTCTCTGATACATTTGGACTTTCCAAAGCCTTCCTATGATTCTCTATAAATTCTTCTGGATCTGATGCCCAGGCAGGAACAGATAAGTCATCTAAATCTTCGTGTATACTTCTAAAAACAGTTGGATCTGTATAAAATTCTGGAATACATTCATCCGGAGTCCACTCTTGTATCCTTTGGATAGAGCTGGGATATTCAGCAGGCACCCATATTGTTCTAACATTTTTACAGAGTACTGATTTCAGGGTTTTCCTAGCCATATATACATAGTACGTAATAGGTGATAATACATCAGAAACGTGATGAGGAACCTGAGATTGGCTGGTATCAAATGTGAGATCAAGTTGGTGGTCTCCTTTATTTAACCTgaatttagattttttcaagTCTCTCCAATTTCTTCCACACGCCGATGTAAAATCGGTAACCCATGGAAAAACATAATGGCAGTTGGGATCTCCTAATACTCTACCTAAAAATTAGACATTATAAGTAATATACTAATAGAGGAACACTCATATTGTGGAGtgaatttaattaataacaaaatctaattttttctttatgtacaattatacttaaaaaaaaatcacttgcTAGTTTTTGTTTAATCTTCAATGAATAAACAAATGCATATTTATACTCTGGGTAAGataaaatagatgaaataaaaaactggTATCACATTACCaagtaatgaaataaaataaattttgcaaaTGTGTAGTTAACATAAAATAAAGAGGAATTAACTCAGTCTAATCAAACTTTCTTTGaacttaaaaaatatctatactCACCAGATAATTTATTCAATGCTGATATGTaggtaaaatttgaaattaatccGTTTATCCATAACTGGCACAATTCATTTAAACTTTCATCTTTAACTTGTACAACATCATACATATGAGAGCTGTAAAAACTATAGTTCTTGTTGCCATTAATGTTCCTGATACTCTTCAATTTATTTGGAGTATTTGTTTCACTagctttatataaattttcatcacaatgtaagtttgaggttatttgaGGAAAAATATATATCCACATATCTTCACTTACAAACATATCATTTAACGTTATATCTCCAAGAGTTAGGCTTCTTTCATGTAAAGTTTTCAATACATTAAGTAACTGATAAACAATAAACAGAGACTTAGTATGACTTTTATCCAGTATTGCAGGGGAAAATGTTACACAATCATTAATATTGTGTTCTATATAAGGTAAATGGAATATAAACATTGCTTTTGGAGTTTCCACAGCACAAAGTGCAggaaaaatattgagatgtgCATGAAATTGAGCAGACTGGCTTACATTTAGACTCTCATCATAAGTATTAATTATAGGACACCCATATATTCTTGTTACTATTTCTCTTAAAACAATGTTATATTCAGTTAATACAATTTTGGTTTCACGATTGGAGTttttagaaacatattttttatatgcttTTTTCCACAAGTTGATAAAATTAGTTTGACTGACATATTCCATCAGTAAAGAAAACAATAAGGGATTTTCATCTTGTGATGAACGAATCTTTGGGAGAGGAAATATTTTGCAATCTTTTTTTAGAACATAAGAGATCAATACTTTTACCCAAGATGGACCAAGTTCTTCTTCTGCTGTAGGCCATGcttgaaaatttggtttttcgaTAAACTCAGTTAACTTTAAATGCTTTATTAAATTCCTGTAATAgagaataaaatttaattatattatataagaaggtgaaaataaatagaaaacaaatgtttttatagATTGTTGAAAGACACATTGAAATAACACAATTCAATTGTATTTATAGATAAGAataactcatttaaaaaaatttaaaataaagaagagacatttttagtgaaaatgtccaaaaaggtttttttatcCTACAAACTGATGAAGTTTTGTCCAACTGACCAATCTCATTTAATAGCCAATTTTAATTATCTTCCTGCTCTGAACTGAAACATGGATAGAGTATGAGCATTGATTGTTCCGTTTATTTAACTGATTAGATATGGCAACAAAACATGTTTGGCTAATCATGTTTTTAAAAAGGAAATTAGTGCATAATAcagaaaaaagaacaaatatttCACATAAGATTACAAAAAAACAACCAAAGAGAATACATCTAAAACATCAGGGATCACATAACCGTTGGTTGAATTTCCAGAAGAAACTCACATTCAAGCTACTCTTATGATTTATCAGtgtgttcaaataaattgaaataatttcaaacagCACATCATAGTAAACACATATCACCAGTTGGTACTCCactttgacaaaataaaataactcTTGACtggaaaaattgtcaaaaggTAATCTTGAGAAACaggtaaataatttaatataatatagagGTTATTTATGGTGAATTATATTTGTGTGTTCTCTACATAGCAAATACAATCATTGTGGTAGCAACAAGAACACTCATCACATCATAACTAAGGCTCACAACCACCCATGTGAAGGTGTGGTACAAAGTAAGCACTGAAAGAATTAGCgtaattttcaaaactcaaaagcAACAAAGATTGTAACCATAAGAATCTATCTTATTATTTGACATGGTGTGGGATATTATAAGTACATTTGCATTTTTGTGACACATCAACAAATATCTTACTATCGCCACAGAAGACTTACAAATTGCAACATAACTTCTTAgagcttttattttattttgtctgtttctccatttgtttttatttacttccAACTGGGTCAATTATTATAACGCTCTGGATTACGTGGAATGGGAAAGACTAGTCGtgagtgcttagtggaatgcatcATAAGAGTATAAATCATAATTCTGTAGTTTGATTCTCATGATTGATATAACCATAGTACAGTATAAAATATACTCACTTAAGCCATAATTTATTCACAAAAGCAATAAATCTATCTTCTTtattagttttctttatatattttttgggtATTCCAATTTCCTCAAAAGCATCAAacatttcaaatcatttttaaaaatatttcagttataatttttaaatgtaaatattaatcTCTATTGAACTAtttgtaaatttgtttatatcttataaaataataaattacattttttttgtttttgtttttaattactcACTTTAACGTCAACCATCAATTGACAGATTTTGACAATGCATAAAGGTAAATAAGCGACATTTTATGCTTTGTCTAATCGATTCCACGTGTAAATCGAATCATAATTGACAATGGAATTATTAAATCTTATTCATATTACTGGTTCCGAATTTCAATTTAGAATTATTGTGGATATATAGATATCgtaaattttcatatcttccgAAATTCGTAAATACAATTAGAGTTGAGCTCTTAAGTGGAAATCACCAAAATACGTTTAGTTCTGTGGTTTACACTCAAAAAAAGGTATTTTGTGCTTTTGATAGTTTGAAAGAAGTAATCAAAAAGTTCTTTACTAACGTCGTAAGAAACACTAGCAGTTAATCCACGGTAAGTTCTTAAAAAAAGATATGGCTTTATGTAGTCGCTCAATAGagacgtttttatttttttgccatTTGAAAAACTAGTATAACAGAATAATCACAGCAGCACACAGTATCactatataaaattcaatacattaattcataattttttaattggaagAATACATCGACAATCATTTACTTTGagtgataatttcaaaatttccaactttgtttcaacaattttttaattggctgaaaatttgaattaatgaaACCGCGACGGAACCTAAACCAAAAGAGTTTTGTTAGAGATACTAACCAAAGTGTATATAGAGCTATTAACTCTATGCCTAAGTGTGGTTTTCttggatttttcatttaaaacgaCAATACTTAGTCATCTGTCATTGTCAGTAATTTGTCAATATTCCTGTTTCTGAAGAGAGAAAAGGTGGGttagtattttaattttgttttattttttaagcttTTTGGAAACTGGTAGTTGTTTTTATTGTAGTTATGTAAAGTATAAGGATGTCTTTCGAAGAAACCAGTTTGCTTGTAAAgagttttaatgttttttcttaGTGTTTTCGTTTAATGTtgtccttcaaatatatgaaataagctAAGACACACTTTCATAATGCTATACAATTTTAACTTGAACTTctgtcgaaaatatttttagacagtttaaTTATTCCAAAGCGTTGTGTAAATTGTTATATATAGGAAGCTTCCAGATGATTCTGTGGCTTAAATAGTCTGATCAAAAGTGTGTGGTTTAAGTTTTCTCTCgtaaaaagttgattttttattatcaaaatgtcTTTTCCCAGGTCTCATTATGTAAGTTAATTCACTTATTAATCCAAATATGGTTTTGCACAACATGATTCTATAATTTcagatttatttttagattttttgctACAATGATAGTATATCATACAATCtaaaatttttggtatatttgtGCCAAATATAGAGATAGAAAATCTTTTTGTAAATCTgtaatttgattaatattttttaaaagttctcatttggttattttttaaaattaaataagtaatctatgctaatttttgaatacatttcAATCAGTAACTAAATGGTTTCACTCGATTTAGACTATAACCTTATTAATGacttttttagaatattctagaatcTTGTAGATTGATTTACCAGTTTTTTGACAAAAGAGTACTGCTAGTACATGTTACTTTTTACTACtcattaaatataaattgatatggTTCCTTGGAATAATTTTcctatataaataaacatatagatgcatttattttcagaaaacatTTATTCTTAGTATACAATAATATACTAATTTGCTTTGAccaatgaaattaatttttgtcgAGTACTCATggttttatattgatatacCTGTTGTTAATTATTCACCtaatttacacaaaaataaacttttatcttGATATTTACAAAAGGCATAAATGTAACTAAAGTCAATTGAAGATTAtgcttttatataaaatattcattcacaaaaaccaaatttacaggtttaaacaaaatattgctaAACCAAATTTGCTTATTTAGATATTAGTAGTGTCTCAAGGTGACTTGACCTAAAGCAAAACAATGTACAGAGATATTTGTGAATTTTGTGATTCTTTTCGGTGAGGTtctaatttgtttttagaattCAAATGTACATCAACACTACATTCATGTTGCAGTATCGCCATTGTAGTTATTTGACCATACAGTTAGCTTATTGATTGCAATAAGTAAAGGTGAAATGCCATTCAATTCCCTCCTCTCCTTGTGGTCACTTGTAGCAtgcatcaatttttattgtttatgttGTCATAAAGATGCAGTTTAAACTCCAGAGCTTCTTAAGATAGAAGCTCAGTGGGTATGCCAAGTTGGATAGTAAGTGGTGTTACATTTGTAGCTTTACACAATCATAAGGACCAAGTTCTAATAATCATTGCtatattcaaaaagttgttttatcGAGTAAATTGTAATGGCatgatagattttgaaaaaaataaataagaatcaGTAAAAAACCCAATGTGACAAAAATCAGACTTACTCTAGCTCTGAGGCACATATATTTTGCTAATATTTCATTATGTCCTGTTTTTTTGTAGGACATAGTACATGGTATTGTAAACACCCATACCAACAGCTTTGGCCTTTATATCCATATTTCctgatttttcttctattttgaaatatttagttggttatattatttttcttgccctacattctttttcttcaatgatcctcattttatttacattaaagtaGTTTGATCTCAGTTtccatttaattgaaaaaatcatttttaacctAACTTCAATTCCACTTGGGAtagataattatagtttttctagtAGAATCCATGATAATGATGGTAACTAAACTGTCTGGTGTATTCTCACTTTTCCTCTTTCGGCTTTTTTACTCAGAATAATCCTACTTATTACATTATTCATTCTTCAGTTTATTGCATTTTCTTCTAGACATGagaattttatacatttatgtGGCagcaattattattaataatattgaaaatatattaacatatattcttaattacttgattttattatgttaatatACAGAAAACCTTGAAAAATGATGCTTTGTTTACAATTTGGTGTATTGTTTTTCAATCTCACCCAGTatataaatgtaatatattaaaaacaatagaTTCTACTTTGTCACGGGTAagattgtttttgaaattattatattttctagaaaCCATTACACATTGCAATTTAATTACTCATGAATGAGTAGGTGTTGTAATAGATGATTGATAACTATTTTAGGTTATACTTTATATGtgttttttgtatgttttgaTATTTAGGTGGGAGTCTCGTTGCATGTATCATCGGTCTAATTAagacattttatcaaaaaaaaatgctttatatagttttatgtaaaaatttttttatttatttatttataaaacagatttttaataataaaaaaggaatttaaAATACGAGGTGCAACTAATATGCATATCAGAACAGCAAAACAAGATCCATCTatagaaattttagataaaatctATATTAGAGAAAATTTAAAGGGAAAAGGTGGGCCCCAGAAAGGATAAACATCTCACAAGAGAACAGAATTCATTGACTAGAAAGggtgttttgaaaatatttcctgTGTCAAATAGagatataatgaaataaattattttattctgttaatACCTTTACAACGTTTGtctgttattgtttttttttcattttccatctTATAAAGTTATCAAATTAATTAAGGTTGTCAGATTtccatatttaataaaaaaaacttttctgttttGCATGTTCAAATAGATGTGTTCTGTTAATTGTAATGAATCATTTTGcacataatattttaaacaattttttgagtcATAATAGTTCTTCTATTTTCTTCGCCCCACTCTTACCATCCTACTCAGTATTCCTGGTATAGTCTTGCCTTATGTTTGCTtctttattaacttttgttCATTCTCTATTACTTTCTTATTCTTATCTGTAAATATTCATCATTGATTGTTaggttataattttaattttatttaaaatatcacttTCAATAAGTTTGACCAATACACTGTAAGTAAATGACGATTCAAGTAAATTTTTATGTGGGTCAAATGTCgatatttaaacatattttgtaatagtatTACTAcaagttatatttttgtttcagagtGGATTTCCATTTAATGCAGAGTCTGATAGAGACGAATTTCCATTCAACAGAAACAGACAAGGAAGTTTGAAATCAACTCTTGATGACATAGCAAAACGTCATCCAGAACTTGctgaacattttcaaaacttaaatCAAGGTCCTAAACCACGAAATAGACCGACAGAAGAGTTTAAAGCTAAATTCAGGAAACCATTTGGAGAACATTTTCCATttgatgacgattttgatatagataaaaaatttgctCAGAAATTTTGTGAACCTAGAGAATTTTACGATCCTCAAGGACATTTTCCTCAAACAAGCTCTTATCAAGGAGAAAATAATACACATTCACAACAAACTCCAACTGAAGCCGCCGCTTCACAGCACTCACAACCTGAAAACAATTCTCCAGCCTCACAAAGTACACaaattccagaaaaagaaaagatcGGTATACAACAAAGCAATACCGTAGATTTAGGACAGAAACAGGAACCTATTGATGACAGAAATCAAAGATCTATGTCTGCACCACCAGGAGAAACTCAAAAGCGATACACATCTAGTATTAATATCCCAGTAAATACACCTTCCGAGAATATGTCTCACAACCAGCAGCAGCACCAGGAGCCAAAATCAAATGAAAGGATTATTCCAATTCAGGTAGAGGGTCGAGATATTCCAGTTATTCCTAAAAACATTCATATACCCCCGACACAGTCACATCAAATGCCACAGAGACATGACCATTTTTCAAGGGCAGGGTTTCCCGACGAACATTTCAGTCAAAAATTTCCTCATAATTTTCAGCAACAACATCCTAAAGATGAAATACCTATTCCTGTACAAAGGGAGAAGCCTGCTGCAGAACAACACCAACAACAGGCACCTCCTCAACAAACAGCTCCCCAATCTCAAAAAGTTGAAACCCAAGAGCCTAAAGTTCCACCTCCAGAACGCAAACGCGTGTCTCCTATAGAGCAGATTCAGGAAATACAAAAGGACGTTTCTAATTTGATGGaacaagttgaaaaatttacaGGAAAATCTAAAGacaaacaatatatatatttagatgaAATGTTAActagaaatttaataaaactggATAATATAGATACACAAGGACAAGAAAATATTCGTCTATCTAGAAAGGAAGCTATAAAATGTATACAACAAGCCATCTCTTTATTAGAAAGCAGGGCCTCATTAGACTCAGAAGAAAAAATGAATGTGGATGAAAACTCACAGGCTGTTGCTGAAGAAAAACAACAGGTTGTTCCAAATAATCCTGATAATGGTATTTC is from Diorhabda sublineata isolate icDioSubl1.1 chromosome 1, icDioSubl1.1, whole genome shotgun sequence and encodes:
- the LOC130452806 gene encoding BAG domain-containing protein Samui; translated protein: MSFPRSHYSGFPFNAESDRDEFPFNRNRQGSLKSTLDDIAKRHPELAEHFQNLNQGPKPRNRPTEEFKAKFRKPFGEHFPFDDDFDIDKKFAQKFCEPREFYDPQGHFPQTSSYQGENNTHSQQTPTEAAASQHSQPENNSPASQSTQIPEKEKIGIQQSNTVDLGQKQEPIDDRNQRSMSAPPGETQKRYTSSINIPVNTPSENMSHNQQQHQEPKSNERIIPIQVEGRDIPVIPKNIHIPPTQSHQMPQRHDHFSRAGFPDEHFSQKFPHNFQQQHPKDEIPIPVQREKPAAEQHQQQAPPQQTAPQSQKVETQEPKVPPPERKRVSPIEQIQEIQKDVSNLMEQVEKFTGKSKDKQYIYLDEMLTRNLIKLDNIDTQGQENIRLSRKEAIKCIQQAISLLESRASLDSEEKMNVDENSQAVAEEKQQVVPNNPDNGISTKPEDTSNSNEQQIPESQPSTDIEKMEITENNTTEPNQTTDSKEENCEPTNKETRAVLVNPKDDNVHENKDVADPSNQDTVEKQKNEECKKGEKKTCSPH